Part of the Phacochoerus africanus isolate WHEZ1 chromosome 8, ROS_Pafr_v1, whole genome shotgun sequence genome is shown below.
cctgtggcatatggaggttccccagctagggctctaatcagagctgttgctgccggcctacaccacagccacagcaacgcgggatccgagctgtgtctgtgacctacactattgctcgcggcaacgcaggatccccaacccactgagcaaggccagggatcgaacccgcaacctcatggttcctagtcggattcattaaccacttcgccatgacgggaactccaggaagacaaTGATCATGTTTCCTTTAATCCTTTTCCTGGTTTCTAAACTGTGCCTCCTAGGATGTAGTTTCTATGACAACAGCTATTTGGCCATAGCGATCCACTGAAACTCCCCCTATGAAAGATGGAGTTGTCAGGATGACCTCTGATGAAGTGACACTGAAGGAAAGACTTATATAAAgtagagggggagttcccatcgtggcgcagtggttaacgaatccgactaggaaccatgaggttgagggttcggtccctgcccttgctcaggggttaacgatccggcattgccgtgagctgtggtgtaggttgcagatgcggctcggatcccgcattgccgtggctctggcgtaggctggagactacagctccgattggacccctagcctgggaacctccatatgccgagggagcggcccaagatatagcaaaaaaaaaaaaaaaaaaaaaaaaaaagtagaggaacaAGTTTTGTGAAGATCTGGAGGAAACATCAAAACCAATGAGCGTAGCACTggtggggtcggggggtgggggtagaagGTTGGAAAAAGATCTTGCAGCCCTTTTAAGACCAAGGCAAAGGTTTTGGATTGCTTTCTGAGAGGGAAGCCTTTGGAAGTTTCCAGTAGAGGAATGGTATGATCTGACATATTTTAGCAGATCCCCCTGTAAAAGCAGAGACCATTGAGGAAGCTAAGGCAATAGTCTGTTTATTCAAGTTCTTTTATGATCCTCATTACAGAGTTCTATCATGTTCTTCATAAAATTCCTGCGTATttcttaagatatttattttttttaatttttaaaattttttaatttttatttttttattactcaaatgaacttatcacatctgttgttgtataatgatcataacaatctgatttcacaggatttccagcccactgttaaaatatttaatttaggaattccttggtggctcaatgggttaaggattcgacgttgtcactgctgtagcttgtgtccctgctgtggcgctgggtctgtccctgtcccaggaacttccacatgtcacaggggtggccaaaagttttttaattttaacgaTTTTGTGAAAGGAATCTTCCATTGTATCTGATAACTAGCTATTCATTTTTGTATAATCATTCTGTGTATTTTATAATTGGCTATCTTACTAAATTCTCTTTTTCtaaggagttttttaaaaatggacttcattaaggtataatttacatacaataaaatgcactgtttggagttcccgctggcacagtgagttaagaatccaactgtagcagctcgggtcactgtggaggcgcaggttcgatccctggcctggctcagtgggtgaaggatctggcataggtcgtcacagcagaaactggcagaacattataaatcaactgtactttaattagatcaatcaatcaatcaatcaagagAAAATTCTTGAACAAATCTCCTTGTGGACAGaacgttttcatttctcttggataaacaCTTAGGAATGGACTTCCTGGGTCTTAGAGTAGGTTTGACTTTATCAGAACTGCTAAATAGTTTTCCAGAATGATTGTACCActttatattctcaccagcagCGTATGAGATGCAGTTTCTCCgcatccttgtcagcacttggtattgtcGGTCTTTTTAGTTTTAGCCATTAGAGTGGGTGTTTAATGACATTTCATTGTTCATTGTGCAAAACCACGATTTGTATTTCCCCAGGGattgtgatgttgaacatcttttcatgtgctaatttgcacatattttgtGAAATAATCTGTTCAAATCATTTGCTAATGAGTTGTTTGTCCTGTTATTGAGTTGTTTGAAGTCTTTgtatattctaggagttcccatcatggctcagcttatcggttaacgaatctcactagtatccatgaggacatgggttcgatccctgaccctgacctcgctcagtgggttaaggatctggcgttgccatgagctatggtgtaggttgcagaggtggctcaaatctggtgttgctgtggctgtggtgtaggccagcagctacagctcggatttgactcctagcttgggaaactccatgtgccaagggtgcagccctaaaacaacacacaaaaatttttttttaaagtctttatatattctagatacaagtcttttgtcagatatatgtattccaaatattttatccccGTTCATGGCTTGACTTTTTATGCCCTTGATGATATCTTTCAAAGAGCAGAGTTTGTCAATTATTTCTTTATGGTCCATGCTTTTTGtgtcctaagaaatctttgcccacCCCAAGGTCCTAAAGTTTTCTCCTGTGTTCTCCTCTAGAAATTTAACTTTTACATTTagttctgtgatccattttgagttaaaatttGCATGTGGTGTAAAGggtcaagtttcttttttttttctatgatgactatccagttgttccagcaccatttgtttgaaaatattatttccccCATTGAATAAATGTGTCACCATTgtgaagaaaaagtgaaataaacctgactaaaaaCATCAATTGGTAATATATTCGTGTGTCTTTTTCTAGACTCTATACTACACTATCTTGGTTACTATCGTTACAATAAGCCTTAAAATCAGGTAGAGTAAATTTCCTTTTGTATTCTtccttttgaaattgttttagCTATACTAGGTCCCCTGTATTtgctataaattttagaatccagagttccctctgtggtgcaacaggatcagcagagTCTCAGTATCGCcagggcacaggttcagtccccaactggcgcagtgggttaaaggatccagggttgccgcagTTGGTTAAAACTgcaggtgggatttgaaccctggcctgagaactccatatgctgtggggcagccaaaaacaaattttttctaGAGTCAGCTTGGTTATGTTTACAAAAataagcttttaaatattttgattgaGATTACATTGATTCTACAGGTCAATTTGAATAAAACTGACATGTTAACTGTTTCAGTCTTCTAATTCATGTACATGGCCTGGCTCCATTGATTTAGatcttttacatttctttcagctgttttataattttcactatACACGGTTTGCACATATTAAGTTGACACCTAGgtatttaatggattttttttttttttttttttagggtcatatccatggcgtatggaggttcccaggctaggggtcgaatcagagctgtagctgctggcctacaccacagccacagcaatgccagatccaagccacgtctgccacatacaccatagctgatgacaatgccggatccttaacccactgagcaaggccagggatcgaaccacagcctcatggtcactagtccagttcgttacccactgagccatgacaggaactcctaggtaatTCATGTTTTTAGTATTCTTATGGATGCATTGTTTTTCAACTTGATATTCATATGTTGACTTCAGTTAtcttcagggtctttttttttttttttttgcccagcaAGGCCCCCAAAACacactttctttgccttttccttggACTTAGAAGCAAAATTTACTAGTTCCTTTTTCATTAAATTCGAACCCTGAGAGGGTTCCAATTTCTGTTACTGATAAAAACttgagcacaggagttccctctgtggtgcagtgggttaagaatccaactgcagcggcttgggttgctgtggaggtgcaggttcaatatcCGGCCCAGcagagtaggttaaaggatctagtcTTGCCACAGCtatgcagctatggcttggactcagtccctggctggaaacttccacatactgcaggtgcaggcataaaaacaaaaaaacctcaagccCTTATCGCTGCTCTGGCTCTGCTCCCTCTCCACTGCTGGCATCTAgggatttcttctttctttcaagctaagatgtacatttttaaagttttggctatattggagttctcttgtgcagcaggttaagaatctggcattgtcattgcagaggctctggtcgctgctgtggcacaggtcctatctctggcccgggaacttccacctgctgtgggcacGATCAAAAAAACTTTTGGCTATAGTTTAGCTAGAATCTAAAGATTTGTGGCAGAAAAGTTTCAACACGTCCTAGACCACATTTTGTTGGAATCAGAAATCTtgggcctgggagttcccatcctggcacagcagaaacgaatccagctaggaaccatgaggttgcaggttcgatccctggccttgctcagtgagttaaggatccggtgttgccgtgagctgtggtgtaggtcgcagatgcagctcagatcccacgtggctgtggctgtggcataggctggcaactagagctccgatttgacccctatagcctgggaccctccatgtgcctcaggtgcggccctacaaagcaaaaaaaagtttctgacCGTCTTTTCACTTGACTCAGAGAAGCCATGTTACTCTGATTTTGGTAACTGCTGTGTCTTTTCCTCTTTAGAATGGAGATCTCCTCTCATCAGTCTCACCTCCTCCAACAACTGAATGAGCAGCGCAGGCAAGATGTATTTTGTGATTGCAATATTCTGGTTGAAGGAAAAGTCTTCAAAGCCCATCGGAATGTATTATTTGCTAGTAGCGGCTACTTTAAAATGCTTCTTTCGCAGACTTCCAAGGAAACGAGTCAGCCGACCACCGCGACGTTTCAGGCTTTCTCTCCCGACACTTTTACCGTCATCCTGGACTTCGTCTACTCTGGTAGGCTCTCTCTCACGGGTCAGAATGTCATAGAAGTGATGTCAGCTGCTAGCTTCCTTCAGATGACTGATGTCATCAGTGTTTGTAAGACCTTTATTAAATCTTCGCTTGACATcagcgaaaaagaaaaagatcgcTATTTCAGCCTCTCCGATAAAGATGCCAGTTCTAATGGTATAGAACGTTCCTCTTTTTATAGCGGTGGCTGGCAAGATGAAAGCAGTTCTCCACGCTCTCACCTGAGCCCCGATCAAGGGACGGGTATAATAAGTGGGAAATCTTGGAGTAAGTATAATTACCATCCAGCCCCCCAAAGGAATACTCAGCAACCTCTGGCCAAGCATGAACAAAGGAAAGAGTCCATGAAAAAGTCCAAACATTTGAGGTTGTCACAGCCTTCTGAAACGACTCAGTATAAGTCAAGCAAACGAGAAGCTCGAACATCTGATTCTTCCAGCCACATTTCCCAGTCTGAAGAGCAGACACAGATGGATGCGGAAATGGACTCTACTCCTGTTGGCTATCAGTACGGTCAAGGAGCTGATGTCACATCAAGAAGTTTTCCAGGTACCCACAAAGAGACTCCATCCCCTCAATCACATTCCAAGACTCCTCTGTAAAT
Proteins encoded:
- the ZBTB8A gene encoding zinc finger and BTB domain-containing protein 8A — encoded protein: MEISSHQSHLLQQLNEQRRQDVFCDCNILVEGKVFKAHRNVLFASSGYFKMLLSQTSKETSQPTTATFQAFSPDTFTVILDFVYSGRLSLTGQNVIEVMSAASFLQMTDVISVCKTFIKSSLDISEKEKDRYFSLSDKDASSNGIERSSFYSGGWQDESSSPRSHLSPDQGTGIISGKSWSKYNYHPAPQRNTQQPLAKHEQRKESMKKSKHLRLSQPSETTQYKSSKREARTSDSSSHISQSEEQTQMDAEMDSTPVGYQYGQGADVTSRSFPDDLPRMRFKCPYCTHVVKRKADLKRHLRCHTGERPYPCQACGKRFSRLDHLSSHFRTIHQACKLICRKCKRHVTDLTGQVVQEGTRRYRLCNECLAEVGIDSLPIDLEAEQHLMSPSDGDKDSRWHLGEDENRSYVEIVEDGSADLVIQQVDDSEEEEEKEIKPNIR